Proteins from a single region of Limosilactobacillus fermentum:
- a CDS encoding IS256 family transposase, with protein MNQFNKDIIAALSSDKDITLNEVLRRQIEVAANQFLQNELTAVLGYEPHTRIDRSKDDVNYRNGTYTRTIDTEYGEINLTIPRDRLNKFQNALFPPYVRRTDGLEEMVIKMYSKGVTTREIADMVERMYGHYYSPTTVSNITKRTEHLVEEFHERKFKYSQYVCVFLDATYIPLRRGTVEREAVNVAIGIRSDGGKEVLDYSIAPTENGAAWSELLQGLRARGIKDIQLFIADGLVGLQSAIEANYPQAKFQRCWVHAERNLLGYVRKNDRREIITDFKAIRQAENLQAAQERLAAFSAKWESSYKRRIKNLVQMEELFTFFSFPTAIRQTIYSTNLIESFNKSLKKMVRRKEQFPNEGALDRFIMTQVMEYNDKFENRAHRGFKDCHDTLDSMF; from the coding sequence ATGAACCAGTTTAACAAAGATATTATCGCAGCGCTATCTTCAGACAAAGATATTACCCTGAATGAAGTCTTACGTCGTCAAATTGAAGTGGCCGCTAATCAGTTCCTTCAAAATGAACTGACTGCGGTGCTAGGCTACGAACCACATACTCGGATCGACCGATCAAAAGACGACGTGAACTACCGGAACGGGACGTACACCCGCACGATCGACACTGAGTACGGTGAAATTAATCTGACGATCCCACGGGACCGGTTAAACAAGTTTCAAAACGCCCTCTTCCCTCCTTACGTGCGTCGGACTGATGGACTGGAGGAAATGGTCATCAAGATGTACTCCAAGGGCGTCACAACTCGTGAAATCGCTGATATGGTTGAGAGAATGTACGGCCACTACTACTCACCAACCACGGTTTCAAACATCACTAAGCGGACGGAACACCTGGTTGAAGAGTTCCACGAGCGCAAATTCAAGTACTCACAGTACGTCTGTGTGTTCCTCGATGCTACTTACATTCCGTTACGCCGTGGTACCGTTGAACGAGAAGCCGTTAACGTAGCGATCGGAATTCGAAGTGACGGCGGTAAGGAAGTTCTTGACTACAGTATCGCACCGACCGAGAACGGAGCCGCTTGGTCTGAACTACTCCAGGGATTACGCGCACGGGGGATTAAAGATATTCAGTTGTTCATCGCCGACGGTTTAGTTGGACTTCAATCTGCGATTGAGGCTAACTACCCGCAGGCGAAGTTTCAACGGTGCTGGGTCCACGCAGAGCGCAACCTTTTAGGGTACGTTCGCAAAAACGATCGCAGGGAGATTATCACCGACTTTAAGGCTATTCGGCAAGCAGAGAACCTACAAGCCGCCCAAGAACGATTGGCGGCTTTCAGTGCTAAGTGGGAGTCCAGTTATAAGCGTCGAATCAAGAATCTAGTCCAAATGGAGGAGCTATTCACGTTCTTCAGTTTTCCAACTGCGATCCGTCAGACCATCTACTCGACGAACCTAATTGAGTCGTTCAATAAGAGCCTGAAGAAGATGGTCCGACGTAAAGAGCAGTTCCCAAACGAAGGAGCCCTCGATCGCTTTATCATGACGCAAGTGATGGAGTACAACGATAAATTTGAGAATCGAGCACATCGGGGATTCAAGGACTGTCACGACACGCTTGATTCGATGTTTTAG
- a CDS encoding GntP family permease: MVISWWGALIGLALAIYLILKKLNPVYSLMLGAIIGALLGGASLTGTIDILVKGEQSVMGTVLRVLAAGMLAGVMMESGAAETLARTIVDKLGDRMAILSLALATMVITAVGVFIPVAVLIVAPIALEVGRRMHISKLALLVALSGGGKAGNIISPNANTIAAAKGFGLELSQVMIADFIPAVVALIVTVIVARLLVKKGDAVMEADLGDMVDSDTGNLPTLGQAVVTPILAIVLLLLNPIGQVAHLTLLTKVNLDATYVLPFAAIVGALVMKKGRELRDYARVGMTRMTDVVLILIGAGAIGATITSSNLPQLLIKGVEASHMPGVLLAPISGILMAAATASTSTGVILATGSFAKAILGFGVAPLAAAAMVHTGAIVIDQLPQGNYFHVTANAMHMDLRQRSQGILYEAMVGGSAMLTATILYGFLHLI, encoded by the coding sequence ATGGTTATTTCGTGGTGGGGAGCGCTGATTGGCTTGGCGCTCGCAATCTACTTAATTTTAAAGAAGCTCAATCCGGTTTATTCCCTGATGCTTGGGGCGATTATTGGGGCCTTGCTCGGTGGGGCCAGCCTGACTGGTACCATTGACATCCTGGTCAAGGGGGAGCAAAGCGTCATGGGGACGGTGCTACGGGTGCTAGCCGCCGGAATGCTAGCCGGGGTAATGATGGAATCCGGGGCTGCCGAAACCTTGGCCCGCACGATCGTGGATAAGCTGGGCGATCGAATGGCGATTTTGTCACTGGCCCTAGCGACGATGGTCATTACCGCCGTGGGGGTCTTCATTCCGGTGGCCGTTTTGATCGTGGCGCCAATTGCCCTGGAAGTGGGGCGACGGATGCATATTTCCAAGCTAGCCCTCTTGGTCGCCTTATCCGGTGGAGGTAAGGCCGGGAACATCATTTCGCCTAACGCCAACACGATTGCGGCGGCCAAGGGCTTTGGGCTCGAGTTAAGCCAGGTCATGATCGCCGACTTTATCCCGGCGGTGGTGGCCCTGATTGTGACGGTGATCGTGGCCCGCTTGTTGGTTAAAAAGGGCGACGCCGTTATGGAAGCCGATTTAGGCGACATGGTGGATAGTGACACCGGCAACTTACCCACCCTTGGTCAGGCCGTGGTGACCCCGATTTTAGCAATTGTCTTACTCTTATTAAATCCCATCGGCCAAGTTGCCCATTTGACGCTGTTGACTAAGGTGAACTTAGACGCGACCTACGTACTGCCGTTTGCCGCGATTGTCGGCGCCCTGGTGATGAAAAAGGGCCGGGAGTTGCGCGATTACGCCCGGGTCGGGATGACGCGGATGACCGACGTGGTCTTGATCTTGATCGGGGCCGGGGCGATCGGGGCGACGATTACCTCGTCGAACCTGCCACAACTCTTAATCAAGGGAGTGGAGGCTAGCCACATGCCCGGGGTCTTGTTGGCACCGATCTCCGGGATCTTAATGGCGGCCGCCACCGCCTCGACTTCGACCGGGGTCATCCTAGCGACCGGCTCCTTTGCTAAGGCGATCTTAGGCTTTGGGGTCGCGCCACTGGCCGCCGCCGCCATGGTCCACACCGGGGCGATCGTGATCGACCAGCTGCCACAGGGGAACTACTTCCACGTGACGGCCAACGCCATGCACATGGACCTGAGGCAACGGTCGCAAGGGATCCTATATGAAGCCATGGTTGGGGGCTCGGCAATGCTGACCGCCACGATTCTCTACGGTTTCTTACACCTGATTTAA
- a CDS encoding VOC family protein, whose translation MAFNKSLAGYFDDLQHVGIPTDDLDKTVAFWEKLGFKMTGNFDTDDKGNQVVFMSYAHLTLEIWTGDGAVKKTGAINHLSLNTSDADAAYKAAKATGFTMKETEVQHLDFWDHGIKFFNIEGPNAETIEFCQIVKG comes from the coding sequence ATGGCATTTAACAAGAGCTTAGCGGGTTACTTTGACGATCTTCAACACGTTGGCATCCCAACCGACGACCTCGACAAGACGGTCGCCTTCTGGGAAAAGTTGGGTTTCAAGATGACCGGGAACTTTGACACTGACGATAAGGGCAACCAAGTGGTCTTCATGTCCTACGCCCACTTGACCCTTGAAATCTGGACTGGTGACGGCGCCGTTAAGAAGACCGGGGCGATCAACCACCTGTCTTTAAACACCTCCGACGCCGACGCCGCTTACAAGGCCGCCAAGGCCACTGGCTTCACGATGAAGGAAACAGAAGTCCAACACCTCGACTTCTGGGATCACGGGATCAAGTTCTTCAACATTGAAGGCCCCAACGCCGAAACGATTGAATTCTGCCAAATCGTTAAGGGCTAA
- a CDS encoding YjcQ family protein, which translates to MVFSDFNHTGKAFPFSIPSRYQFTQNILHSLFQDARITIEGLEYLAENSMMQKAFRIFKSFKEWL; encoded by the coding sequence TTGGTTTTTAGCGATTTCAATCATACGGGGAAGGCTTTCCCTTTTTCAATACCCTCAAGGTATCAATTTACACAAAATATTTTACACTCCCTTTTCCAGGACGCAAGAATCACTATCGAAGGCTTGGAATACCTGGCCGAGAACTCAATGATGCAGAAAGCTTTTAGAATCTTTAAGTCGTTTAAAGAATGGCTATAA
- a CDS encoding YitT family protein, with product MTVRRNLIRVSIALVFGLLSAVGVNMFLVHANSYSSGLTGASQLVQALLKLAGINVSLSLLVAIFNIPLFIFAWRVFGTHYITFSGLAVLFNIIFLQIIPSYQLVTDPLTNTIVGGILIGAGVGLCFNRGFTTGGIDIVTTYLQKKFHRNVGSIANIINGVILLITALVFGPSRIVYSLIGMLITNYTMDHFFSSQLDVIVSIYTKNPQAIADQLKDFTHGATMIKGTGVYTNQPTTVVQIVTPRGQFRHIRQLALTADPSSFIVVARVDVEVGNYRHFTF from the coding sequence ATGACCGTCCGTCGCAACCTTATTCGTGTCTCAATCGCCCTGGTTTTCGGGCTCCTGTCGGCCGTCGGGGTGAACATGTTCTTGGTTCACGCCAATTCCTATTCCAGTGGCTTAACCGGGGCTTCCCAGTTGGTCCAAGCCCTCTTAAAGTTGGCGGGGATCAACGTCTCCCTCTCGCTTCTGGTGGCGATCTTTAACATCCCGCTCTTCATCTTTGCCTGGCGGGTGTTTGGGACCCACTACATCACCTTTTCGGGGCTCGCGGTCCTGTTTAACATCATCTTCTTGCAGATCATCCCCTCCTACCAACTGGTTACCGATCCCCTAACCAACACGATTGTCGGTGGGATCTTGATTGGGGCCGGAGTCGGCCTGTGCTTCAACCGCGGCTTTACCACCGGGGGGATTGACATCGTCACCACTTACTTGCAAAAGAAGTTCCACCGTAACGTTGGTTCGATTGCCAACATCATCAACGGGGTCATCCTCTTGATCACCGCCCTGGTCTTTGGCCCCAGCCGGATCGTCTACTCCCTGATTGGGATGTTGATTACCAACTACACGATGGACCACTTCTTCTCCTCGCAGCTAGACGTCATCGTTTCGATCTACACGAAGAACCCGCAAGCCATCGCCGACCAGCTCAAAGACTTTACCCACGGGGCAACGATGATTAAGGGGACCGGGGTTTACACCAACCAACCAACCACCGTCGTTCAAATCGTGACCCCACGCGGGCAGTTCCGCCACATCCGCCAACTCGCCCTCACCGCCGATCCGTCCTCCTTTATCGTGGTGGCGCGCGTCGACGTCGAGGTCGGCAACTACCGCCACTTCACATTCTAA
- the ezrA gene encoding septation ring formation regulator EzrA — translation MLQVLIGIIAIAVIVVIIFYVCQRRAMRVITDLRARLVALEEARLARRLDDASLADLMGESLKVFTALQDDYLKKVAPAVDDANEQLEEVSKNLNGLNVFTVTGQLNQVRELVEEAERQQKRVVDRLQKADQKEEEQKKATATMGEQLGDFQKKLDDTAYQYGDAIRPLRSQLADLQEQFTRFNEIAAKGDHEAAAEILTDLKEKEAHFTKLAEEIPELYKPLFTTFPDQISELREGYRKLVANHYRFPVNNLDDQIEGLEAQRQTALDHIAALSLAPVRVANKSLEEKIDHLYDVMQNEMDARPQVEKLVGVVGDHLDHARQQNRELMAELDRLSESYTLNHDEVAHTRELEEQLKQIQKEYEKDQVAVNAQAAVASQVLERFMEDEKVLTAIETQQKEINDGVAYLSEDEQRARKALQRFVTTVRATKRHVETLNLPGLPQDYLDFFFLVSDEISHLAKDMNQQRIDMEAITKELLKVQGDVSELIDRTNKVRDSAELTARLMQYGLRFVDDNQEIDAAITEAQKLYDCYEYEQSLETIGAALEKAEPGSFKRLEDNYYDELDEEES, via the coding sequence ATGTTACAAGTGTTAATTGGGATCATTGCGATTGCCGTGATCGTTGTCATCATTTTTTACGTGTGCCAACGACGGGCGATGCGGGTCATTACAGACTTACGGGCCCGGCTGGTGGCCCTGGAAGAAGCCCGGTTAGCACGCCGGTTGGATGACGCCAGCCTCGCTGACTTAATGGGGGAATCGTTGAAGGTGTTCACCGCCTTGCAAGATGACTACTTAAAAAAGGTGGCCCCGGCCGTTGACGACGCTAACGAACAATTAGAAGAGGTTAGCAAGAACCTAAACGGGCTCAACGTCTTCACCGTGACGGGACAGTTGAACCAGGTTCGGGAGTTAGTCGAAGAGGCCGAACGGCAGCAAAAGCGGGTCGTTGACCGGCTCCAAAAGGCGGACCAAAAAGAAGAAGAGCAAAAAAAGGCGACCGCCACGATGGGCGAGCAACTAGGCGACTTCCAAAAGAAACTGGATGACACCGCCTACCAGTACGGGGATGCCATTCGGCCCTTGCGTTCCCAGTTAGCCGATCTGCAAGAGCAGTTTACCCGCTTTAACGAGATCGCCGCCAAGGGTGATCACGAAGCGGCGGCCGAAATTTTAACCGACTTAAAGGAAAAAGAGGCCCACTTTACCAAGCTGGCTGAGGAGATTCCAGAACTTTATAAGCCACTATTTACCACCTTCCCGGACCAAATTAGCGAGCTGCGTGAGGGCTACCGCAAGCTAGTGGCTAACCACTACCGCTTCCCGGTCAATAATTTGGATGACCAAATTGAAGGCTTAGAGGCGCAACGGCAGACCGCCCTGGATCACATTGCCGCCCTTTCGCTAGCCCCGGTCCGGGTGGCCAACAAGAGTTTGGAAGAAAAAATCGATCACCTATACGATGTGATGCAGAACGAAATGGATGCCCGGCCCCAGGTTGAAAAATTGGTCGGGGTGGTTGGCGATCACCTAGATCACGCTCGCCAGCAAAACCGGGAGTTGATGGCCGAATTAGACCGACTGTCCGAAAGCTACACCCTTAATCACGACGAGGTTGCCCACACCCGCGAGCTAGAAGAACAACTTAAGCAGATCCAAAAGGAATACGAAAAGGATCAGGTAGCCGTTAACGCCCAAGCGGCCGTCGCCAGTCAAGTCCTAGAACGCTTCATGGAAGACGAAAAGGTCTTAACGGCGATCGAAACCCAGCAAAAGGAAATCAATGATGGGGTGGCCTACCTCAGCGAAGACGAGCAGCGGGCCCGCAAGGCCTTGCAACGCTTCGTTACCACGGTCCGGGCAACCAAGCGCCACGTTGAGACCCTCAACTTGCCGGGGCTGCCGCAAGATTACCTGGACTTTTTCTTCCTGGTCTCCGATGAAATTAGCCACTTGGCCAAGGACATGAACCAGCAACGGATCGACATGGAGGCCATCACTAAGGAACTCTTAAAGGTTCAAGGCGACGTTAGCGAATTAATCGACCGAACCAACAAGGTGCGTGACTCGGCGGAACTGACCGCCCGCTTAATGCAATACGGGCTCCGCTTTGTCGATGACAACCAAGAGATTGACGCCGCCATTACCGAGGCGCAAAAACTCTACGACTGCTACGAATACGAGCAGAGTTTGGAAACGATCGGGGCGGCCCTCGAGAAGGCAGAACCGGGTTCCTTCAAGCGTTTGGAAGACAACTACTACGATGAATTAGATGAAGAAGAGTCATAG
- the rpsD gene encoding 30S ribosomal protein S4, translating into MSRYTGPSWRLSRRLGVSLSGTGKELARRPYAPGDHGNDRRGKLSEYGTQLREKQKLRFMYGMTERQFSNLFVRAGKIKEGTHGTNFMVLLERRLDNMVYRLGLATTRRQARQLVNHGHITVDGKRVDIPSYEVKVGQVIAVREKSKNLDVIKGAVEAVVARPAYVEFDADKLEGKLTRLPQREDMNADIDEALIVEFYNK; encoded by the coding sequence ATGTCACGTTACACTGGCCCAAGCTGGCGTCTTTCCCGGCGCCTGGGCGTTTCACTTTCTGGTACTGGTAAGGAACTTGCTCGTCGTCCGTACGCTCCTGGTGACCACGGGAACGACCGTCGCGGTAAGCTTTCCGAATACGGGACCCAACTTCGCGAAAAGCAAAAGCTTCGTTTCATGTACGGGATGACCGAACGGCAATTCTCTAACCTGTTCGTTCGCGCCGGCAAGATCAAGGAAGGTACTCACGGTACTAACTTCATGGTTCTGCTTGAACGTCGTCTGGACAACATGGTTTACCGTCTTGGTTTAGCTACCACGCGTCGTCAAGCACGCCAACTGGTTAACCACGGTCACATCACTGTTGACGGCAAGCGCGTTGACATTCCTTCCTACGAAGTTAAGGTTGGTCAAGTCATCGCCGTTCGTGAAAAGTCCAAGAACCTGGACGTTATCAAGGGTGCTGTTGAAGCCGTTGTTGCTCGCCCGGCTTACGTTGAATTCGACGCTGACAAGCTCGAAGGTAAGCTGACCCGTCTTCCGCAACGTGAAGACATGAACGCCGACATCGACGAAGCCCTGATCGTTGAATTCTACAACAAGTAA
- a CDS encoding YueI family protein, with translation MDNQEKSSLEQRLQNGVYGTPKINPDEQRRYLGTFRERVCLTISNAQIKERSWTTAVETELKKGVVTQVFINGNLPDQLTHPYVQVIAQAGGNFTLKTDPQFKTDPDRLALVMAADDAVYQSPIDVAKRYPVPAAAQDQPAPQLSWWQRLFKKGGQE, from the coding sequence ATGGATAACCAAGAAAAAAGCAGCTTAGAACAGCGCCTGCAAAACGGGGTTTACGGCACGCCCAAGATTAACCCCGATGAGCAACGGCGCTACTTAGGTACCTTTCGGGAACGGGTTTGTTTAACCATCAGCAACGCCCAGATTAAGGAGCGCTCCTGGACAACCGCCGTCGAAACCGAACTAAAAAAGGGGGTGGTCACCCAGGTCTTCATCAACGGTAACCTCCCCGATCAATTGACCCACCCCTACGTCCAAGTAATTGCCCAGGCCGGCGGCAACTTCACCTTAAAAACCGACCCCCAGTTTAAGACCGACCCGGACCGCTTGGCTTTAGTGATGGCCGCTGATGACGCCGTCTACCAGTCACCAATTGACGTGGCCAAGCGCTACCCGGTTCCAGCCGCCGCTCAAGACCAGCCGGCGCCCCAATTATCCTGGTGGCAACGCCTCTTTAAAAAGGGGGGGCAGGAATGA
- a CDS encoding YjcQ family protein has product MGSNDFFTVAYKILSYLKYCYEHGEQPDPGVINERTLLISKAQYVETLRMLSDHNYIEGVTFTHTKEGVLYSFQERVSRMLCKKGNFARMNWRF; this is encoded by the coding sequence ATGGGAAGTAACGATTTCTTCACGGTAGCCTATAAAATTCTAAGTTACCTCAAGTACTGTTATGAACATGGTGAACAACCTGATCCAGGTGTGATTAATGAGCGAACGCTGCTGATTTCCAAAGCCCAGTACGTTGAGACATTGCGAATGTTGAGCGATCACAACTACATTGAAGGAGTTACCTTCACCCACACGAAGGAGGGAGTCTTGTATTCGTTCCAGGAGAGAGTGTCAAGAATGTTGTGTAAAAAAGGAAACTTCGCCCGCATGAATTGGCGATTCTAA
- a CDS encoding cysteine desulfurase family protein, producing MIYFDNSATAQARPEVLATYKQVSEKIWGNPSSLHKLGETAWNLLEQTRTQIANTFGVQPGEILFTSGGSEGDNWVIKGTALAKQKFGKHIITSSVEHAAVRNAMQSLEKLGFEVTYLPVDKEGRVNPADVKAALRKDTILVSIMAVNNEVGTIQPIKEIGAILKDYPTVHFMVDAVQAIGKGLDDLVFSERVDFATFSGHKFHAPRGTGFIYKRAGRKLAPLIDGGGQERGLRGGTENTPGNAAMARAIRLMKEQETTDVANEQAVRKAIYDHISQFDHVEVFSGLGAGFAPHVLTFAIVGVRGETIVHAFEEHDIYISTTSACSSKKHSEASTLAAMKVPDNVATSAVRVSLGDQNTLADAEEFNRVFDQLYAGFKKIID from the coding sequence ATGATTTATTTTGATAATAGTGCCACCGCACAGGCACGCCCAGAGGTCCTTGCGACCTACAAACAGGTTTCCGAGAAGATTTGGGGGAATCCCAGTTCTTTACACAAGCTCGGCGAAACGGCTTGGAACCTGCTAGAACAAACCCGGACCCAGATCGCCAATACCTTTGGCGTTCAACCCGGTGAAATCCTGTTTACTTCCGGCGGCTCGGAGGGGGACAACTGGGTCATTAAGGGAACGGCGCTTGCAAAGCAAAAGTTTGGCAAGCACATCATCACCTCATCGGTGGAACACGCCGCCGTTCGTAACGCGATGCAAAGCCTTGAAAAGTTGGGCTTTGAAGTCACCTACCTGCCGGTTGACAAGGAGGGACGGGTGAACCCCGCAGACGTGAAGGCCGCCCTGCGTAAGGATACGATCTTAGTTTCGATCATGGCCGTCAACAATGAGGTCGGCACCATCCAACCAATTAAAGAAATCGGTGCAATCTTAAAGGACTACCCGACCGTCCACTTCATGGTCGACGCCGTTCAGGCCATTGGTAAGGGTTTAGACGACCTGGTCTTTTCCGAACGGGTCGACTTTGCCACCTTCTCTGGTCACAAGTTCCACGCCCCCCGCGGAACTGGCTTTATTTACAAGCGGGCCGGCCGTAAGTTAGCCCCACTGATCGATGGCGGTGGGCAAGAACGCGGATTGCGCGGGGGAACCGAAAACACCCCGGGTAACGCCGCCATGGCCCGGGCAATTCGTTTAATGAAGGAACAAGAAACCACGGATGTCGCTAACGAACAGGCGGTCCGCAAGGCCATTTACGATCACATCAGCCAGTTTGACCACGTGGAAGTCTTCTCCGGCTTAGGCGCCGGCTTTGCCCCTCACGTGTTGACCTTTGCCATCGTCGGGGTGCGGGGCGAAACGATCGTCCACGCCTTTGAAGAACACGACATTTACATTTCAACCACCAGCGCATGCTCATCAAAGAAGCACTCGGAGGCCTCTACTTTGGCCGCTATGAAGGTGCCGGATAACGTTGCCACCTCGGCCGTGCGGGTTAGTTTGGGGGACCAAAACACCCTCGCCGATGCCGAAGAATTTAACCGGGTTTTTGATCAGCTTTACGCCGGGTTTAAAAAGATTATTGATTAA
- the thiI gene encoding tRNA uracil 4-sulfurtransferase ThiI, whose amino-acid sequence MKYDEIMVRYGELSTKGHNKKSFIDRLGSNVRKALHQYDQVKIHPNQDRLHVELNGTDAEPVMERLKQVFGIQNFSPSLRVEKDFDSVVEAAVAIFKEQVQGPTTFKVETKRADHKFPMGTFEMNKQLGGALLKAFPTDLSVDVHHPDITLRVEIRLNGIYLTSAKILGAGGLPVGTAGKGMMMLSGGIDSPVAAYLALKRGVSLEMVHFYSPPYTSEQALAKAKELTGKLAKYSGSIKFIQVPFTEIQETVKEKVPEGYLMTVQRRLMLRLACALAQKRAGLAVFNGESLGQVASQTMESMLAIEDVTTMPVLRPVLSYDKNEIIKIAEDIDTYDLSILPYEDCCTVFTPPSPKTKPNLKRARSYEARLDVEGLMQRALDGIEITEIHAGDEFLNQNQDVFAELL is encoded by the coding sequence ATGAAGTACGATGAAATTATGGTCCGCTACGGTGAATTGTCCACCAAGGGCCACAACAAGAAGTCATTCATTGACCGCTTGGGTTCCAACGTTAGAAAGGCGCTCCACCAATACGACCAGGTCAAGATTCACCCGAACCAGGACCGGTTGCACGTGGAGTTAAATGGGACCGACGCCGAACCAGTCATGGAGCGGCTCAAGCAGGTCTTTGGGATCCAAAACTTTTCCCCATCCTTGCGGGTGGAAAAGGACTTTGATTCCGTGGTCGAAGCGGCCGTAGCGATATTTAAGGAACAGGTCCAGGGGCCGACCACCTTCAAGGTGGAAACCAAGCGGGCCGACCACAAATTCCCGATGGGGACCTTTGAAATGAATAAGCAACTGGGGGGCGCCCTTTTGAAGGCATTCCCAACCGACTTATCCGTGGACGTTCACCACCCGGACATCACGCTGCGGGTCGAAATCCGCTTAAACGGGATTTACCTGACCAGCGCCAAAATTTTAGGGGCCGGTGGTCTGCCGGTCGGCACCGCCGGGAAGGGAATGATGATGCTGTCGGGGGGGATCGACTCCCCGGTGGCCGCCTACCTAGCGCTGAAGCGGGGCGTTTCCTTAGAAATGGTCCACTTCTACTCCCCGCCGTACACCTCCGAACAAGCCCTGGCCAAGGCCAAGGAATTGACCGGGAAGTTGGCTAAGTACTCCGGCTCGATCAAGTTCATTCAGGTGCCGTTTACCGAGATCCAAGAAACGGTCAAGGAAAAGGTACCGGAGGGCTACTTGATGACCGTGCAACGCCGCTTGATGTTGCGCTTGGCCTGTGCCCTAGCCCAAAAGCGGGCGGGCTTAGCTGTCTTTAATGGTGAGTCCCTGGGGCAAGTGGCTTCCCAGACGATGGAATCAATGTTGGCGATCGAAGACGTTACCACGATGCCAGTGCTGCGTCCGGTGCTGTCCTACGACAAAAACGAGATCATCAAGATCGCCGAAGACATCGACACCTACGACCTGTCGATCTTGCCTTACGAAGACTGCTGCACCGTCTTCACGCCGCCTTCGCCAAAGACCAAGCCAAACCTGAAGCGGGCCCGCTCATACGAGGCGCGCCTAGACGTGGAAGGCTTGATGCAACGGGCCTTGGACGGAATTGAGATCACCGAAATTCACGCCGGCGACGAATTCTTGAACCAAAACCAAGACGTCTTCGCGGAATTACTATAA